One Panicum virgatum strain AP13 chromosome 9K, P.virgatum_v5, whole genome shotgun sequence genomic region harbors:
- the LOC120648209 gene encoding TPD1 protein homolog 1-like: MGRFQFQSAAAVVLFRLLLLFLATDGLGAQAKQLQQRQPQDLPHFCEGDVEFITDDEGPVPGDQSGLRTFSVEIVNKSDPARVLSNVHVSCAGFEGLGLVVFPPSNFKLISERECLVNDGGQLNPAQSVVFQYERHSR, encoded by the exons ATGGGGCGCTTCCAGTTCCAGAGCGCTGCTGCAGTGGTGCTCTTCCGCCTGCTCCTCCTGTTCCTAGCCACTGATG GTTTGGGCGCCCAGGCgaagcagctgcagcagcgTCAGCCACAGGATCTGCCCCACTTCTGCGAAGGCGACGTGGAGTTTATTACGGACGATGAGGGTCCTGTGCCTGGAGATCAGTCCGGCCTCCGGACCTTCAGCGTGGAGATCGTCAACAAATCGGACCCCGCCCGCGTGCTGTCAAACGTCCACGTCTCCTGCGCCGGGTTCGAAGGCCTCGGCCTGGTCGTCTTCCCCCCCAGCAACTTCAAGCTCATCAGCGAGAGAGAATGCCTTGTGAACGACGGGGGGCAGCTGAACCCGGCCCAGTCCGTCGTGTTCCAGTACGAACGCCACTCCCGGTAG
- the LOC120646793 gene encoding probable E3 ubiquitin-protein ligase ARI2 → MGRGAEEASPPVSSSELEQEEDDDDCYLSDQEDDALEESVLQVLEDEHLEDCHWSSSSVITKESLLLAQREDLRKVIELLGLREHHARTLLIHYRWDVERIFELLDQKGSDRLFSAAGIPLQYTNNAGPSSSTEVTCDVCYEDVPPSAASEMDCGHNYCNDCWTEYFIVKINEGQSRRVRCMAPKCNAICDEAVIRKLVIARRPDLAERFERFLLESYIEDNDTVKWCPSIPHCGNAIRVKGDIYCEVECTCGCQFCFNCSLQAHSPCSCMMWELWLKKCRDESESVNWITVNTKPCPKCHKPVEKNGGCNLVACICGQAFCWLCGGATGRDHTWSTISGHSCGRFTDDQTKKTEQARRDLYRYMHYHNRYKAHTDSLKQEAKLKNDIQGKISISENKESKIKDYSWVINGLNRLFRSRRVLSYSYPFAFYMFGGEIFKDEMTPGERELKQNLFEDQQQQLEFNVERLSGFLEKDFQNFTDDEVIDTMKHVINLSNVVDRLCKQMYQCIENDLLYPLRTPHNIAPYKSKGLDRASELDISWDSTEQSSQSTKRSQDEHRSQHASTILGKRGPELHGSSSDNRLRPHKRDRPDANGGGTLFDLNVPAEVADKI, encoded by the exons ATGGGTCGCGGTGCCGAGgaggcctcgccgccggtgtcCTCCTCTGAATTGGAgcaggaggaagacgacgacgactgCTACCTCAGCGATCAGGAAGACGACGCCCTAGAAGAGTCCGTCCTCCAGGTCCTAGAGGACGAGCACCTCGAGGACTGCCATTGGTCCTCCTCATCC GTGATCACTAAGGAATCCCTCTTGTTGGCACAG AGAGAGGATCTTAGGAAGGTGATAGAGCTGCTAGGGTTGAGGGAGCATCACGCCCGGACGCTCCTCATCCACTACCGGTGGGACGTCGAGAGGATTTTCGAGCTTCTAGATCAAAAGGGCAGCGACAGGCTCTTCTCAGCGGCTGGTATTCCTCTCCAGTACACCAATAATGCCGGCCCATCCTCCTCGACGGAGGTGACCTGCGATGTTTGTTATGAGGATGTGCCCCCCTCGGCTGCCTCCGAGATGGACTGCGGCCACAACTACTGCAACGATT GTTGGACTGAATATTTCATTGTGAAAATAAATGAGGGCCAGAGCCGGCGTGTCAGGTGCATGGCTCCAAAGTGCAATGCTATTTGTGATGAGGCAGTAATCCGGAAACTAGTCATTGCAAGGAGACCAGACCTTGCAGAACGCTTTGAAAGATTTTTGCTGGAATCATATATTGAGGATAATGATACAGTAAAGTGGTGCCCAAGCATACCACATTGTGGTAACGCTATACGTGTCAAAGGTGATATTTATTGTGAGGTGGAATGCACATGTGGTTGCCAGTTTTGTTTTAATTGTTCCTTACAAGCGCACTCACCGTGTTCCTGCATGATGTGGGAGCTCTGGCTCAAGAAATGCCGTGATGAATCAGAATCAGTGAATTGGATAACAGTAAATACTAAACCTTGTCCCAAGTGTCACAAACCTGTGGAAAAGAATGGTGGCTGCAACCTGGTTGCATGTATTTGTGGACAAGCATTCTG TTGGTTATGTGGTGGTGCTACTGGTAGAGATCATACATGGTCAACTATTAGTGGCCATAGTTGTGGCCGGTTCACTGATGATCAGACTAAGAAGACAGAGCAAGCAAGGAGAGACCTCTATAGATATATGCACTACCACAACAGATACAAGGCTCACACCGACTCTCTTAAGCAGGAAGCAAAGCTAAAGAATGACATCCAGGGGAAGATATCCATTTCTGAAAATAAGGAGTCCAAGATAAAAGATTACTCCTGGGTGATAAATGGGTTAAATAGGCTATTCCGATCAAGGCGTGTTCTTTCGTATTCTTATCCATTTGCATTCTACATGTTTGGTGGTGAGATTTTCAAGGATGAGATGACTCCTGGGGAAAGAGAACTGAAGCAAAACTTATTCGAGGATCAGCAGCAGCAACTAGAATTTAATGTTGAAAGACTGTCTGGTTTTCTTGAGAaggattttcaaaattttactgaTGATGAGGTTATTGATACAATGAAGCATGTCATCAATCTCTCCAATGTGGTAGATAGGCTCTGCAAGCAAAT GTATCAGTGCATTGAGAATGATTTGTTGTATCCTCTACGCACACCTCACAACATTGCTCCATACAAATCCAAGGGTCTTGATAGGGCATCAGAGCTCGACATTAGCTGGGATTCAACTGAACAAAGTTCGCAATCAACAAAACGTAGTCAGGATGAACACAGGAGCCAACATG CATCGACTATCCTAGGAAAGCGGGGTCCTGAGTTGCATGGCTCGAGTTCTGATAATAGGTTGCGCCCTCACAAGCGAGATAGGCCAGATGCTAATGGTGGTGGCACACTTTTTGATCTCAATGTGCCAGCTGAAGTGGCGGACAAGATTTGA
- the LOC120646794 gene encoding non-symbiotic hemoglobin isoform X2 → MALAEGNVIFGEEQEALVLKSWALMKKDSADLGLRFFLKIFEIAPSAKQMFSFLRDSDVPLEKNPKLKNHAMSVFVMTCEAAAQLRKAGKVTVRETTLKRLGATHFKYGVADGHFEVTRFALLETIKEALPADMWSLEMKNAWSEAYNQLVAAIKQEMKPAA, encoded by the exons ATGGCGCTCGCGGAGGGGAACGTCATCTTCGGCGAGGAGCAGGAGGCGCTGGTGCTCAAGTCGTGGGCCCTCATGAAGAAGGACTCGGCCGACCTCGGCCTCCGCTTCTTCCTCAA GATCTTCGAGATCGCGCCGTCGGCGAAGCAGATGTTCTCGTTCCTGCGCGACTCCGACGTGCCGCTCGAGAAGAACCCCAAGCTCAAGAACCACGCCATGTCCGTCTTCGTCATG AcctgcgaggcggcggcgcagctacGGAAGGCCGGGAAGGTCACCGTCAGGGAGACGACGCTCAAGCGGCTGGGCGCCACGCACTTCAAGTACGGCGTCGCCGACGGCCACTTCGAG GTGACGAGGTTCGCGCTGCTGGAGACGATAAAGGAGGCGCTTCCCGCCGACATGTGGAGCCTGGAGATGAAGAACGCCTGGAGCGAGGCTTACAACCAGCTGGTGGCGGCCATCAAGCAGGAGATGAAGCCTG CCgcatga
- the LOC120646794 gene encoding non-symbiotic hemoglobin isoform X1, protein MALAEGNVIFGEEQEALVLKSWALMKKDSADLGLRFFLKIFEIAPSAKQMFSFLRDSDVPLEKNPKLKNHAMSVFVMTCEAAAQLRKAGKVTVRETTLKRLGATHFKYGVADGHFEVTRFALLETIKEALPADMWSLEMKNAWSEAYNQLVAAIKQEMKPAA, encoded by the exons ATGGCGCTCGCGGAGGGGAACGTCATCTTCGGCGAGGAGCAGGAGGCGCTGGTGCTCAAGTCGTGGGCCCTCATGAAGAAGGACTCGGCCGACCTCGGCCTCCGCTTCTTCCTCAA GATCTTCGAGATCGCGCCGTCGGCGAAGCAGATGTTCTCGTTCCTGCGCGACTCCGACGTGCCGCTCGAGAAGAACCCCAAGCTCAAGAACCACGCCATGTCCGTCTTCGTCATG AcctgcgaggcggcggcgcagctacGGAAGGCCGGGAAGGTCACCGTCAGGGAGACGACGCTCAAGCGGCTGGGCGCCACGCACTTCAAGTACGGCGTCGCCGACGGCCACTTCGAG GTGACGAGGTTCGCGCTGCTGGAGACGATAAAGGAGGCGCTTCCCGCCGACATGTGGAGCCTGGAGATGAAGAACGCCTGGAGCGAGGCTTACAACCAGCTGGTGGCGGCCATCAAGCAGGAGATGAAGCCTGCCgcatga
- the LOC120646792 gene encoding uncharacterized protein LOC120646792 isoform X2: MDSVGSSSPRCLAQEQQDAGELKDQNSTSKRPSCPAELPCSLKREVQVLEKRLNDQFVMRRALEKALGYKPCSILSSNESCIPKPTEELIKEIAVLELEVICLEQHLLTLYRKAFEQQLCPVNSSCDMENDRQPARSFSGILSEASEFDFSTPRKHQLVQSSRMVLARKSTPTTSTSETSHEKTNIGRSHSSLLHRSVRVSPSANNLARALKPCHTSPLSFVEEGKCMDSGIVSLADILGTRVADHVPQTPNKISEDMIKCIAAIYIRLRDVPTVQHAFFPSPCSSFSSASGLSSKYTADIWSPRCRKESFIEAWQENALGNGESRELGLQYDSVVEVSALCKGDQRSADVKDMLRKYMSLVQLLETADLSGMKHEEKLAFWINVHNAMMIHAHIEYGIPQSNSKRILLTKVSYNISGQRVNAELIEYQILCCRSHSSGQWLRLLLYPKWKSRDKEELQGFAVDRPEPLVHFALSSGSYSDPVVRLYSPKRLLQQLEAAKEEYIRANVGVRGRGQHKIILPKALELYARAAGLGAQEVVAAAERHLPEGLRGAARRSQRGRGGGLPGVEWKPHNLAFRYLLAKELVGGGGGSPACGRQLEKGALRADP, from the exons ATGGATAGTGTGGGTTCTTCTTCCCCGAGGTGCCTTGCTCAGGAACAGCAG GATGCCGGGGAACTGAAGGATCAGAACAGCACCAGTAAGAGGCCGTCCTGTCCTGCTGAGCTTCCATGCTCATTGAAACGAGAG GTTCAAGTCCTTGAGAAGCGACTAAATGATCAATTTGTCATGCGCCGGGCTCTTGAGAAAGCACTAGGTTACAAGCCTTGTTCTATTCTTTCATCAAATGAGAGCTGCATTCCAAAG CCTACGGAGGAGCTAATAAAGGAGATAGCAGTACTAGAGCTAGAGGTCATATGCTTGGAGCAACATCTCCTGACCCTCTACCGAAAGGCCTTTGAACAACAACTTTGCCCTGTGAATTCTTCTTGTGACATGGAAAATGACAGGCAACCGGCAAGGTCTTTTTCAGGTATACTATCAGAAGCTTCAGAGTTTGACTTCTCAACCCCAAGGAAGCACCAATTGGTGCAGTCAAGCCGAATGGTCCTGGCACGCAAGTCGACACCTACAACTTCTACAAGTGAAACTAGCCATGAAAAGACCAATATTGGACGAAGCCATTCCTCACTTCTGCACCGTTCTGTTAGGGTATCTCCTTCAGCGAACAATCTTGCTAGAGCTCTGAAACCATGCCATACCTCGCCTCTATCTTTTGTTGAG GAAGGGAAGTGCATGGATTCTGGTATAGTGAGTTTGGCAGATATATTGGGGACCAGAGTTGCAGATCATGTTCCTCAGACACCGAACAAGATATCCGAGGATATGATTAAATGCATTGCTGCCATATACATACGGCTGAGAGACGTACCCACAGTGCAACATGCCTTCTTCCCCTCACCGTGCTCATCCTTTTCATCGGCCAGTGGATTATCTTCGAAATATACTGCAGATATATGGAGCCCCAGGTGCAGAAAAGAGAGCTTCATTGAGGCATGGCAGGAGAACGCATTAGGCAACGGTGAATCAAGGGAGTTGGGTCTACAATATGATTCTGTGGTTGAGGTTTCTGCTCTTTGCAAGGGTGATCAGAGGTCTGCTGATGTTAAAGATATGCTACGCAAATATAT GTCACTTGTACAGCTGCTAGAAACTGCTGATCTCAGTGGGATGAAACATGAAGAGAAGCTTGCTTTCTGGATCAATGTGCATAATGCTATGATGATACAT GCCCATATTGAATACGGGATTCCACAAAGTAACAGCAAGAGGATTCTGCTAACCAAG GTATCCTACAACATTAGTGGCCAAAGAGTGAACGCGGAGCTGATAGAGTATCAGATCTTGTGCTGCCGATCACACTCTTCTGGTCAG TGGCTTAGGCTGCTGCTCTACCCGAAATGGAAGTCCAGGGACAAGGAGGAGCTGCAAGGCTTCGCCGTGGACCGGCCGGAGCCGCTGGTGCACTTCGCACTGTCCTCCGGCAGCTACTCGGACCCGGTG GTGCGGCTGTACAGCCCCAAGAGGTTGCTCCAGCAGCTGGAGGCGGCGAAGGAGGAGTACATCCGCGCCAACGTGGGCGTCCGCGGGCGCGGGCAGCACAAGATCATCCTCCCCAAGGCCCTGGAGCTGTACGCGCGGGCCGCCGGGCTGGGCGCGCAGGAGGTGGTGGCCGCGGCCGAGCGCCACCTGCCCGAGGGCCTCCGGGGCGCCGCGCGCCGGAGCCAGCGCGGCCGGGGAGGCGGCCTCCCCGGCGTGGAGTGGAAGCCCCACAACCTGGCGTTCAGGTACCTGCTGGCCAAGGagctggtcggcggcggcggcgggtccccCGCGTGCGGGCGGCAGCTCGAGAAAGGCGCGCTGCGTGCGGATCCGTGA
- the LOC120646792 gene encoding uncharacterized protein LOC120646792 isoform X1 — translation MSHGRSKSDSIRMDSVGSSSPRCLAQEQQDAGELKDQNSTSKRPSCPAELPCSLKREVQVLEKRLNDQFVMRRALEKALGYKPCSILSSNESCIPKPTEELIKEIAVLELEVICLEQHLLTLYRKAFEQQLCPVNSSCDMENDRQPARSFSGILSEASEFDFSTPRKHQLVQSSRMVLARKSTPTTSTSETSHEKTNIGRSHSSLLHRSVRVSPSANNLARALKPCHTSPLSFVEEGKCMDSGIVSLADILGTRVADHVPQTPNKISEDMIKCIAAIYIRLRDVPTVQHAFFPSPCSSFSSASGLSSKYTADIWSPRCRKESFIEAWQENALGNGESRELGLQYDSVVEVSALCKGDQRSADVKDMLRKYMSLVQLLETADLSGMKHEEKLAFWINVHNAMMIHAHIEYGIPQSNSKRILLTKVSYNISGQRVNAELIEYQILCCRSHSSGQWLRLLLYPKWKSRDKEELQGFAVDRPEPLVHFALSSGSYSDPVVRLYSPKRLLQQLEAAKEEYIRANVGVRGRGQHKIILPKALELYARAAGLGAQEVVAAAERHLPEGLRGAARRSQRGRGGGLPGVEWKPHNLAFRYLLAKELVGGGGGSPACGRQLEKGALRADP, via the exons ATGTCTCACGGCCGCTCCAAGAG TGATTCTATCAGAATGGATAGTGTGGGTTCTTCTTCCCCGAGGTGCCTTGCTCAGGAACAGCAG GATGCCGGGGAACTGAAGGATCAGAACAGCACCAGTAAGAGGCCGTCCTGTCCTGCTGAGCTTCCATGCTCATTGAAACGAGAG GTTCAAGTCCTTGAGAAGCGACTAAATGATCAATTTGTCATGCGCCGGGCTCTTGAGAAAGCACTAGGTTACAAGCCTTGTTCTATTCTTTCATCAAATGAGAGCTGCATTCCAAAG CCTACGGAGGAGCTAATAAAGGAGATAGCAGTACTAGAGCTAGAGGTCATATGCTTGGAGCAACATCTCCTGACCCTCTACCGAAAGGCCTTTGAACAACAACTTTGCCCTGTGAATTCTTCTTGTGACATGGAAAATGACAGGCAACCGGCAAGGTCTTTTTCAGGTATACTATCAGAAGCTTCAGAGTTTGACTTCTCAACCCCAAGGAAGCACCAATTGGTGCAGTCAAGCCGAATGGTCCTGGCACGCAAGTCGACACCTACAACTTCTACAAGTGAAACTAGCCATGAAAAGACCAATATTGGACGAAGCCATTCCTCACTTCTGCACCGTTCTGTTAGGGTATCTCCTTCAGCGAACAATCTTGCTAGAGCTCTGAAACCATGCCATACCTCGCCTCTATCTTTTGTTGAG GAAGGGAAGTGCATGGATTCTGGTATAGTGAGTTTGGCAGATATATTGGGGACCAGAGTTGCAGATCATGTTCCTCAGACACCGAACAAGATATCCGAGGATATGATTAAATGCATTGCTGCCATATACATACGGCTGAGAGACGTACCCACAGTGCAACATGCCTTCTTCCCCTCACCGTGCTCATCCTTTTCATCGGCCAGTGGATTATCTTCGAAATATACTGCAGATATATGGAGCCCCAGGTGCAGAAAAGAGAGCTTCATTGAGGCATGGCAGGAGAACGCATTAGGCAACGGTGAATCAAGGGAGTTGGGTCTACAATATGATTCTGTGGTTGAGGTTTCTGCTCTTTGCAAGGGTGATCAGAGGTCTGCTGATGTTAAAGATATGCTACGCAAATATAT GTCACTTGTACAGCTGCTAGAAACTGCTGATCTCAGTGGGATGAAACATGAAGAGAAGCTTGCTTTCTGGATCAATGTGCATAATGCTATGATGATACAT GCCCATATTGAATACGGGATTCCACAAAGTAACAGCAAGAGGATTCTGCTAACCAAG GTATCCTACAACATTAGTGGCCAAAGAGTGAACGCGGAGCTGATAGAGTATCAGATCTTGTGCTGCCGATCACACTCTTCTGGTCAG TGGCTTAGGCTGCTGCTCTACCCGAAATGGAAGTCCAGGGACAAGGAGGAGCTGCAAGGCTTCGCCGTGGACCGGCCGGAGCCGCTGGTGCACTTCGCACTGTCCTCCGGCAGCTACTCGGACCCGGTG GTGCGGCTGTACAGCCCCAAGAGGTTGCTCCAGCAGCTGGAGGCGGCGAAGGAGGAGTACATCCGCGCCAACGTGGGCGTCCGCGGGCGCGGGCAGCACAAGATCATCCTCCCCAAGGCCCTGGAGCTGTACGCGCGGGCCGCCGGGCTGGGCGCGCAGGAGGTGGTGGCCGCGGCCGAGCGCCACCTGCCCGAGGGCCTCCGGGGCGCCGCGCGCCGGAGCCAGCGCGGCCGGGGAGGCGGCCTCCCCGGCGTGGAGTGGAAGCCCCACAACCTGGCGTTCAGGTACCTGCTGGCCAAGGagctggtcggcggcggcggcgggtccccCGCGTGCGGGCGGCAGCTCGAGAAAGGCGCGCTGCGTGCGGATCCGTGA